The sequence gggtggttgttggtcggcacagactcggtgggccgaagggcctgtttcagtgctgtatctctaaataaaaaataaattaaaaatattcTACCTGCAGGAGCGAGATTCCATTGTTTTAATAGTTCCCTTTCTGGGTCTCCAAGGTAGAGTGGCATTGAGGGCACATAAATCAGATCATTTAAAGGGTCCGTGCTTTGTGGCCTAACTACCAGGCCTAACGTTCTGCACTGTGTTTCATTTGTACTTATGTCCAGCCATTTCTTAAAACTCAAGGAGAGATCACCAGTGAGCCGTTTTTATGAGGCTAACAGCAAAGTGACGTGATTTGTGAAAATTTGCTACACATGTCTTCCTCGCCACAAATGCTGGATTTTAATTGCTTCTTTACAAAAAAAGGTGGCAAAATAACAagttaaaggctcccatcaaattcTGGTCCATTATGATTTGTACTGGGTTATGATTCCATAAACTACAATAGACCTCTATTACTTCACCAAAACAAGTCTTGCCTAGAAGTCTATGCAATGAGTGATGGCAGTTTATTCGATCACATAGGCATTGCAGTCTAGCATCATTTTGTCCTCACCCAACACCCTTCACACTTCCAGCAGGATTCAACAATCGGAAGCGAGAATCATAGCTGATAGTATCCCTTCCCAAGCCCAGGGACACTGTCACATATTATAACTATTATGATCAAGATCACCAAGACCAAAAATTATCATCCTCACTTGTAAAACTCAGTGCTAAGCTATTTACTGTACCACCTTTGGACACTGAAATCTTAATTCAGCCCAAAAAAACCAACCCTAAGTAACAACACTAACATTCCCAAAACTTTACCACCTTTTCAAGATGTGATATTAAACTGAGGAGTGGCAGTAACCATTACATTCACAAAATCTACTTCAAATAATAAAAGCAGTTTCATCAAAATACAGGTTGCACACAATGTAAAACTGAAACCAGAACATTAGTGAAAAAGAAAACACTTTATTTTCACTTTAAAAATAAATCAAGTTTTGTATACATTCAACCATGATTCACCTCTCGCTTGAGACAACGCACTCTTCGTTGCACATACAAAAAAAATGCAAATTTCCTGGAAATTGTCATAAAAATACACTTAAAAAAATTGTGTTGAAAATAGAAGTGAACATAAGAAAACAGCAGTACCAGCAACTCAAAAATTCACTTAGTTGAAAGTCAGAGGGTTCCATTCATACTTCAGGGCCTTCACCACCGGGAATAAGCTGGAAAGTTTAAAAAGTTATAAGTAACTTGAGTGACTATATTTCATCACCATTTATTATAAGggataaattacaggaatatacatTAACCCACAAACTCCTGATACAAAGTAGAGGCTGCATCACCAGTTTTACAGATGATTTTTATACATCTGACTGGCTTATGAGCTTGTATTTTACATAAGAAACTCCACACATTTTCGACTGAAATTTGCCTTTTAACCAGCAAAAACATCGATAGACATACAATTGTTATTGCTTTTGAAAAAGAGAGCAAACTAAACACGAATGAgataccatggatgaataaagaaacaAGGGAATTAATTGAGGGCAAGGGAAAAAAGGCTTATACTAAGTAAATGGACATAATGTGGAGAAAACAAAGATTTGGAGAAAAATCAAACAAGCAATCagaaaggcaaagaggaactatggaATTATATGATCAAGGAACATACTGTAAAATATTATACAGGCACATAAATAGATGAAAGTTGGATTTGGAATAGCGCCACTAAGGAATGGACAGAAAAAAACCACAGGTAGCgatagaaagaacaaagaacagtacagcacaggaataggccattcggccctccaagcctgcgccgatcatgatccctgcctaaactaaaaccttctgcacttccggggaccgtatccctctattcccatcctattcatgtatttgtcaagatgcctcttaaacgtacctgcttccaccacctcccccggcagcaagttctatgcactcaccaccctctgtgtaaagaacttgcctcgcacatcccctctaaactttgcccctctcaccttaaacctatgtcccctagtaactgactcttccaccctgggaaaaagcttctgactatccactctgtccatgccgctcataactttgtaaacctctatcatgtcgcccctccacctctgtcgtctgtgaaaacaatccgagtttatccaacctctcctcatagctaatgccctccagaccaggcaacatcctggtaaaccttttctgtaccctctccaaagcctccacgtccttttggtagtattagagaaatattaaataattatccaGCTTCAGCATTTACCAGGGCGACAAATCAGGTGGACATGACATCAGGAAGATGAGATTATAAAATGATATAACCACATTTAAAATGAAAAGGAGAAATATTAACTCAACTAATTAAATGAAAAGATAAAACCCCTGGTTGGACGGATGGCATAAATGCATTTTTAGAAGGATCTAGGGGAGGCAATATTATACTGTTTTAATAATTCATTAAAAAAAAGGTGCAGTGCCTgaggattggaggatagctaacatTATACATATGCTTAAGAAGGGggatagaacaagtccagggagCTATAGACCAGTTCAGCTCATCATAAAAGATAATTGACTccataaaaaaaaatagaaaaacatctagaagcaAAAATAGatggcatggatttcaaaagggaaagtctttcTTGATCAACCTCATTGAATTATTTGATGAGGTATCAGATACAATAGACAAAGGTAATACAGTAGCTGCAATACAttgagattttcagaaggccttcaataatgtaccacataacaggTCAGAAAATGTGGAATCGGAGGCAAGCAGCAGAATGGATAACTGGCTgcaagacaaaaagcagagagagtaggggtaaagggtagctatttagctattcagagtgacagaaggtgggaagtgaggtCCCAAAAGGATCAGTGCAGGGTCCACTGTTgatcacaatttacattaatgatttatactttggaatcaaaaacaattctaaatttgcagatgacaactttttgaagggggggggggggggtgaggggaggagaaCGGGGGAGAAGAACAGCCAGCACTGAGGAGGACTACAAACTACAACACAAcactggcaaatgaatttcaatgaacgtaagtgtgaggtattacattttgataAGAAAAATAAGGTTGTCTCCTATCACTTGGAAAGTAAGAAtctaaatggagtagaggagcagaagaatctgggagtacaaatacagaaATCACTAGAAGTAGGGATGCAGGttgataaggccattaaaaaaacacAAGCACCGGGGTTTatctctagaggaatagaattgaaaagtagagcggTTATGGCAAACATATCGAACCTAGGCTAGACCTCACGGAGTACTGTACCATATTATAAAAAATAGAGGCACAAAGAGAGTGTCCAAGAAAAAACTACAAAGACGATACCAAAACCGTGAGGATAGACCCATCAAGAAAAAGAACAGACTGTctattttctcttgaaaagagaaaagGCTGACGAGTGACCTAATAGCAGTCTTCAAAATTATAgacgattttgatagagtaaaacaCAATGagcgtgtttccacttgtgggaagagCAAACTAGATGGCATCAATATAAGATTAACACCAAGAAATTAAATGGAGAATATAGAggaaactactttacccagagtggtgagaatgtggaactcactaccatgggAATTAGTTAAGGTGCATAGCATATATGTAATTAAGGGGAAGCTAAACAAGCTTATAAGGGGGAAGGGAATAGAGTGTTATGCTGATAAGAGTTAGATGAGAAAAGATGAGAGCAGGCACGAGTGGAGTAGAAATGCCAATGTGGACTGATTCGGCCAAATGGCACgtttctgtactgtacatactaTGTAATTCTAGATCTTCAGATAAtagttcagtgatattaacacaccaaGCTGATTAAGATGAAAATCAAGTGGAATGATTTACTAATGTAAGTATATACTCAACTGAAAACAAAATGATCCCTGAAAATTTGCCAAATTGCAACTTCAATCTGACTTCATATTTTACACATTATTCAACAGTAAAATGGCAATGCAAGCTAGGGAGTTGGAAGAACAGCTTATttctgttgcgtttcctacatgcCTCTGCTCAAAAATCATAAAGAGCTTGGAAAATCCAGGCCAAATTTTCTTGCACTGCAATTGTATTACCATTTACCTGGATTCCACTACTTACCATTGTTATGTTGTTCCCATTCAATAAAATTTGATCCAGTTTTGTGATTCTTCTGCCTTCTGGTGTGATTTCACTGTAGAGGAGAGAATGAGAAACACTAACTAAACATGTTAACTATGACCCAGAGTACTCTACACTACAGTAAGAGACAGAGGGCAGATTAGAGTGAAAGGATACAAGCCTCTACTAGTGTTGAGTACATTAAGGGAATTGATGGTCTGTTTGTGTCAATACTGGTATAATTAAATTGACATACAGAGTAGGGTAGCCACGAAACAGTACAAGTTCTAAAAACTCATTTAAAATGGGAACTGAGGCCATTGCCAAAACACATTCAGTGTTTGCTGTATATCTAAATTAATTGTTTGACCAATTTACTGAAAAGGTAAAAAGAACTGAAATCAAATAAAATTTGGTCAGCTACTAAAGCTCTGAAGGACAGATTTCCGGATATCTCTGATAAAGACTATCCAGAGAATAAGACTTTCAAAAGAtgaataaattcaatgaattaagatTCTAAATCGGTAGATAATTAAAGGACAAACATTCAACAGTCCTTGATTTCTGTTCTTTCTGCTATTGGACCTTAACCTACAAATATTGTCGTTCAGATTTTGACTTAATTTTGATCAGTTTAACGTTGCACTTTTCAATATCCACTAGGATCTAAAGACTGTTAGCTAGGCTTACAGATGAGCTACTAAAACGCCATAAAACACAagaatgtattaaaaaaaaaacttacaattCTGTAACATCTTCAAGCACCATATCCAAGGAATACAGTTAAGAAATGTACTGTAAGTAGAAGTCAGTATATTACCCTTAGATACCCAGCAGATCCTAGGAATTCAGGTAACAATAGTTTTCAGATCATATACTATGATGGTGAAACAAGCACAACTCTTTCAAGAAAGCTACTGAGATGTTAAGAATGCTTTGCTCATGTAGCCAGAGGAATGAGTGCCATATCTCCTGATGCCTCAGAATACAATAAGCTGAACTGGGGAGTGCGATGGAACACTCACTACACATCCAAGTTAAGTTTCTAATCTCTGCTACATTTGTTTTATGTTCACCTGTTTATTGGctcctcgatttttttttt comes from Heterodontus francisci isolate sHetFra1 chromosome 5, sHetFra1.hap1, whole genome shotgun sequence and encodes:
- the lsm5 gene encoding U6 snRNA-associated Sm-like protein LSm5 isoform X2, with amino-acid sequence MKNDKEIVGTLLGFDDFVNMVLEDVTEFEITPEGRRITKLDQILLNGNNITMLIPGGEGPEV